One window from the genome of Candidatus Zixiibacteriota bacterium encodes:
- a CDS encoding DUF488 family protein, whose translation MRMKLKRTYEPPSPGDGYRVLVDRLWPRGLVRQDARIDRWLKEIAPSPALRTWFGHDPEKWADFRRRYFTELAANPAVGELREILHTRRTVTLVYAARDKDHNHAVALKMFMERASARS comes from the coding sequence CTGCGGATGAAACTGAAACGCACCTACGAACCGCCGTCGCCGGGCGACGGGTATCGCGTGCTGGTGGACCGCCTCTGGCCGCGCGGCCTGGTCAGACAGGACGCCCGGATCGACCGATGGCTGAAGGAGATCGCTCCCTCGCCGGCACTCCGCACCTGGTTCGGCCATGATCCCGAAAAATGGGCGGATTTCCGCCGCCGCTATTTCACCGAGCTGGCCGCCAATCCGGCCGTGGGGGAGCTCCGGGAGATCCTCCACACCCGCCGGACCGTCACCCTGGTCTATGCCGCGCGGGACAAAGACCACAATCATGCGGTGGCGCTGAAGATGTTTATGGAGCGCGCCTCGGCCCGTTCGTGA
- the folE gene encoding GTP cyclohydrolase I FolE, giving the protein MAGVQLILEGIGEDPNREGLVRTPERMAEYFEEVLAGYAQDPTQELRKYTTSNKDEMIIIKDVSFYSLCEHHLLPFFGLVHIAYIPQNDKVAGFSNMVRVVEILAQRLQVQERMTTDIADAMQAAIEPKGVLVVAEAEHLCLTMRGIKKPGSRIVTSAVRGMMRRPATRNEALTLMGRGE; this is encoded by the coding sequence ATGGCGGGCGTGCAGCTGATTCTCGAGGGGATCGGCGAGGATCCGAACCGGGAGGGGCTGGTGCGGACGCCCGAGCGGATGGCGGAGTACTTCGAGGAGGTGCTCGCCGGGTACGCCCAGGATCCCACCCAGGAGCTCCGCAAGTACACGACCTCCAACAAGGACGAGATGATCATCATCAAGGACGTCTCGTTCTACTCTCTCTGCGAGCACCACCTCCTGCCCTTTTTCGGCCTCGTGCACATCGCCTACATCCCGCAGAACGACAAGGTGGCGGGCTTCTCCAACATGGTCCGGGTGGTCGAGATCCTCGCCCAGCGCCTCCAGGTGCAGGAGCGGATGACGACCGACATCGCCGATGCCATGCAGGCGGCCATCGAGCCCAAAGGCGTGCTCGTGGTCGCCGAGGCGGAGCACCTGTGCCTGACCATGCGGGGGATCAAGAAACCGGGCAGCCGCATCGTGACCTCGGCGGTCCGGGGGATGATGCGGCGGCCGGCCACGCGCAACGAAGCGCTCACGCTCATGGGGCGCGGAGAGTAG
- the ftsH gene encoding ATP-dependent zinc metalloprotease FtsH → MFWIALALAVVVIYSYMNSFSGDQAEVTYSEFMAEVESGNVAEVTFKDREVQGSLREPKAFESIQRGQTVTKFKTRIPFPDYNYGLVDRLQKQNVKIIAKTESPLLGYLLAAAPWLLIVLVWLFFIRQMQGASGPRGLFSFGKSKAKLLTDERPKVTFKDVAGVVEAKEELSEIIDFLREPGKFQRLGGKIPKGALLLGPPGTGKTLLARAIAGEAGVPFFSMSGSDFVEMFVGVGASRVRDLFEQGKKNAPCIIFIDEIDAVGRHRGAGLGGGHDEREQTLNQLLVEMDGFESNEGVILIAATNRPDVLDPALLRPGRFDRQIVVPNPDVKGREGILRVHARKVKLSEEVDFEVLARGTPGMSGADLANVVNEAALLASRKNRDAVTMEDFEEAKDKVLMGSARRSLVISDEEKKVIAYHESGHTLVAKYLPKADPIHKVTIVPRGMALGVTQSLPVDERHTHSKEYLESTLAVLMGGRVAEMIVFNQLDTGAGNDLERATKLARRMVCNWGMSERVGPVTFGRTEDHIFLGREMAQTKDYSEATAELIDQEVRRFIETAEEIARGILTAHIDKLHALSHRLLEKEAVDSREVDEIIGRAPSAAAEVESPTPTPER, encoded by the coding sequence ATGTTCTGGATCGCGCTGGCCCTGGCCGTCGTCGTCATCTACTCGTACATGAACTCCTTCTCGGGTGACCAGGCCGAGGTCACCTACTCGGAGTTCATGGCCGAGGTCGAGAGCGGCAACGTCGCCGAGGTCACGTTCAAGGATCGCGAGGTCCAGGGCAGTCTGCGCGAGCCGAAAGCGTTCGAATCGATCCAGCGGGGGCAGACGGTGACGAAATTCAAGACCCGGATTCCCTTCCCGGACTACAACTACGGGCTGGTGGACCGTCTCCAGAAGCAGAACGTCAAGATTATCGCGAAAACGGAGAGCCCGCTTTTGGGCTACCTCCTGGCGGCGGCTCCCTGGCTCCTCATCGTGCTCGTCTGGCTGTTCTTCATCCGCCAGATGCAGGGGGCGTCCGGTCCCCGGGGGCTGTTCTCGTTCGGCAAGAGCAAGGCCAAGCTGCTGACCGACGAGCGGCCGAAAGTGACGTTCAAGGACGTGGCCGGGGTGGTCGAGGCGAAAGAGGAACTGAGCGAGATTATCGATTTTTTGAGGGAGCCGGGAAAATTCCAGAGGCTGGGCGGCAAGATCCCCAAGGGGGCGCTCCTGCTCGGGCCGCCCGGCACGGGGAAGACGCTCCTGGCGCGGGCGATCGCCGGCGAGGCGGGCGTCCCGTTCTTCAGTATGTCCGGGTCCGACTTTGTCGAGATGTTCGTCGGCGTCGGCGCGAGCCGGGTGCGCGACCTGTTCGAGCAGGGGAAGAAGAATGCCCCCTGCATCATTTTCATCGATGAGATCGATGCGGTCGGGCGGCACCGCGGCGCCGGCCTCGGCGGCGGGCACGACGAACGGGAGCAGACGCTCAACCAGTTGCTGGTAGAGATGGACGGGTTCGAATCGAACGAGGGCGTGATCCTCATCGCCGCCACCAACCGTCCCGACGTGCTCGATCCGGCGCTCCTTCGGCCGGGGCGTTTCGACCGCCAGATTGTTGTGCCGAACCCGGATGTGAAGGGGCGGGAGGGGATTCTCCGCGTCCATGCGCGCAAGGTGAAGCTTTCGGAGGAAGTGGATTTCGAGGTGCTGGCCCGCGGCACGCCGGGGATGTCCGGAGCCGACCTGGCCAACGTGGTCAACGAGGCGGCCCTGCTGGCCTCGCGCAAGAACCGCGACGCGGTGACGATGGAGGATTTCGAGGAAGCCAAGGACAAGGTGCTCATGGGCTCGGCCCGGCGGTCGCTGGTGATCTCGGACGAGGAGAAGAAGGTGATCGCCTACCACGAATCGGGGCACACGCTGGTGGCCAAGTATCTGCCGAAGGCCGACCCGATTCACAAAGTGACGATCGTCCCGCGCGGTATGGCGCTGGGCGTGACCCAGTCGCTGCCGGTGGACGAGCGGCACACCCACTCCAAGGAGTACCTCGAGTCGACGCTGGCGGTGCTCATGGGCGGGCGGGTGGCCGAGATGATCGTGTTCAACCAGCTCGACACGGGCGCCGGCAACGACCTCGAGCGGGCGACCAAGCTGGCGCGGCGGATGGTGTGCAACTGGGGGATGTCGGAGCGGGTCGGGCCGGTGACGTTCGGCCGGACGGAGGACCACATTTTCCTGGGCCGCGAGATGGCGCAGACCAAGGATTACTCCGAGGCGACGGCCGAGCTGATCGACCAGGAGGTGCGGCGTTTTATCGAGACGGCCGAGGAAATCGCCCGCGGCATTCTCACCGCCCATATCGACAAGCTCCACGCCCTGTCACACCGGCTGCTGGAGAAGGAAGCAGTCGACAGCCGCGAGGTGGACGAAATCATCGGGCGCGCGCCGAGCGCGGCCGCAGAGGTGGAGTCGCCGACGCCGACGCCGGAACGGTGA
- the hpt gene encoding hypoxanthine phosphoribosyltransferase: MSAARDYQAKPKPFELLLAQDRIARRINELGQAITRDYAGRTPVFLGVLKGCVVFMADLMRAVKLPLEVEFISAESYHDGTAQQELKLDHWFTRSLRGRDVLIVEGVVDSGRTVEAISRELAAVEPASVEVVTLIDKPANHRRKLVIKYVGFALGNEFVIGFGLDNTQRYRNLPFIGRMIEE; encoded by the coding sequence TTGAGTGCAGCGAGAGATTACCAGGCCAAGCCGAAACCGTTTGAGTTGCTCCTGGCACAGGATCGGATCGCCCGACGCATCAACGAGCTGGGTCAGGCGATCACCCGCGATTACGCCGGGCGCACCCCCGTGTTTCTCGGCGTGCTCAAAGGGTGCGTGGTGTTCATGGCCGATCTCATGCGGGCCGTCAAACTCCCGCTGGAGGTGGAGTTCATTTCGGCCGAATCTTACCATGACGGGACCGCGCAGCAGGAATTGAAGCTGGACCACTGGTTCACGCGCTCGCTGCGCGGCCGGGACGTGCTGATTGTCGAGGGCGTCGTCGACTCCGGCCGGACGGTGGAGGCGATCAGCCGGGAACTGGCGGCCGTGGAACCGGCGTCGGTCGAGGTTGTTACCCTCATTGACAAGCCGGCCAACCACCGGCGCAAGCTGGTGATCAAGTATGTCGGGTTCGCGCTGGGCAACGAGTTCGTCATCGGATTCGGCCTGGACAACACCCAGAGGTACCGCAACCTCCCCTTCATCGGCCGGATGATCGAGGAGTGA
- the tilS gene encoding tRNA lysidine(34) synthetase TilS, with amino-acid sequence MLNKVRQAIRDGHLLAPGDAVLVGLSGGPDSVALLHALWALRKELGLALTAVYINHGIRPAAAKREERFCAALCRQLAVELTIVREDIPMLAGRERKGLEETARDYRYRIYERLADERGCRRIALGHQANDQAETVLFRVLRGTGRRGLAGIPRKRGRVIRPLLDVWRDEILGYLKEHRLTFCRDESNRDLRFRRNFLRHKVMPLVRKSFNPKVERALADLADTLAAEEEYLEGVLAGVQKKVLTETPGGKFELDLRRFDGYDKWIRRRLLRYCLSKISSDGTSPDKEVVERLDRAALAGRAMLSLPGGARAERIGAVLVLGRRVGAFRAELTPGVPAKLERPRLNITARIRRGGSSAIRPVRRGRKVYLDWEKVVPPLEVRSIRPGDRFRPLGLGGRKKVGDFLTDRKVPRLRRDEIPVVADRHGIVWLVGWEIAERVKIDSATRKVLTIECSERLPGQAETV; translated from the coding sequence ATGCTGAACAAGGTGCGACAGGCGATTCGGGACGGCCATCTCCTGGCGCCCGGCGACGCGGTCCTGGTCGGGCTTTCGGGCGGACCGGATTCGGTGGCGCTGCTGCACGCCCTGTGGGCGCTCCGGAAGGAGCTCGGCCTGGCCCTGACCGCCGTGTACATCAATCACGGGATCCGACCGGCGGCTGCGAAAAGGGAGGAGCGCTTCTGCGCCGCCCTGTGCCGGCAGCTCGCGGTGGAACTGACGATCGTGCGCGAGGATATCCCGATGCTGGCCGGACGGGAGCGGAAGGGTCTGGAGGAGACGGCCCGGGACTATCGGTACCGGATCTATGAGCGGCTCGCGGACGAGCGGGGCTGCCGGCGCATCGCACTCGGCCACCAGGCGAATGATCAGGCGGAGACGGTTCTGTTCCGCGTCCTGCGCGGGACGGGGCGGCGGGGGCTGGCGGGGATCCCGCGGAAACGCGGGCGGGTGATCCGGCCGCTTCTCGATGTGTGGCGGGATGAGATCCTGGGCTACCTGAAGGAGCATCGCCTGACTTTCTGCCGCGACGAGAGCAACCGGGACCTCCGGTTCCGGCGCAACTTTTTGCGGCACAAGGTCATGCCTCTTGTCCGGAAGAGCTTCAACCCGAAGGTAGAGCGGGCCCTTGCGGATCTGGCCGATACGCTGGCGGCGGAGGAAGAGTACCTCGAGGGAGTGCTGGCCGGGGTGCAGAAGAAGGTTCTCACAGAGACGCCGGGGGGCAAGTTTGAGCTTGATTTGCGGCGGTTTGATGGTTATGATAAATGGATCCGTCGCCGGCTGTTAAGGTATTGTCTTTCAAAAATTTCAAGCGACGGAACGAGCCCGGACAAAGAGGTGGTGGAACGCCTCGACCGGGCTGCCCTTGCCGGGCGGGCGATGCTGTCGCTCCCCGGCGGCGCGCGCGCCGAGCGCATCGGCGCAGTCCTGGTGCTGGGCCGTCGCGTCGGCGCCTTTCGCGCCGAATTGACTCCGGGCGTACCGGCGAAGCTGGAGCGGCCGCGGCTGAATATCACGGCCCGCATCCGGCGCGGCGGGTCGTCGGCCATTCGACCGGTGCGCCGAGGGCGGAAGGTCTATCTGGACTGGGAAAAGGTTGTGCCGCCTTTGGAGGTGCGCTCGATTCGGCCGGGGGATCGGTTTCGGCCGCTGGGTCTGGGCGGCCGCAAGAAAGTCGGGGACTTCCTGACCGATCGGAAAGTTCCCCGGCTGCGGCGGGACGAGATCCCGGTGGTGGCCGACCGCCACGGCATTGTCTGGCTCGTGGGTTGGGAAATTGCAGAGCGGGTAAAGATAGATAGTGCAACGAGGAAGGTGCTGACAATTGAGTGCAGCGAGAGATTACCAGGCCAAGCCGAAACCGTTTGA
- a CDS encoding TrkA family potassium uptake protein codes for MKEFVVIGLGNFGATVARELTRLHCRVTAVDANEARVRDLQDIVHVAIVADAAERRFLEHLEVENFDAFIVSTGVDSHASILITLHLKELRARQVIVKANSADHAKILIKVGADDAIIPEEQMASRLSHSLAQSNLLDYLPLSAEHFVAELVPPDSFVGKSLRDIQLRARFNIQVIATKHARTGDYIFAPGGDYVIRDHDLLIILGKEEDIDRLRQ; via the coding sequence ATGAAAGAATTCGTCGTCATCGGCCTGGGCAATTTCGGCGCCACCGTCGCCCGCGAGCTCACCCGCCTCCACTGCCGCGTGACCGCGGTCGATGCCAACGAGGCCCGGGTGCGCGATCTGCAGGACATCGTCCACGTCGCCATTGTGGCCGACGCCGCCGAACGCCGCTTCCTGGAACACCTCGAGGTCGAGAACTTCGACGCCTTCATCGTCTCGACCGGCGTCGATTCCCACGCCTCCATCCTCATCACCCTCCACCTCAAAGAGCTGCGCGCCCGCCAGGTGATCGTCAAGGCCAACTCCGCCGACCACGCCAAGATTCTGATCAAGGTCGGCGCCGACGACGCCATCATCCCCGAGGAGCAGATGGCCTCGCGCCTGTCCCACTCCCTGGCCCAGTCCAACCTGCTGGACTACCTGCCCCTCTCGGCCGAGCACTTCGTCGCCGAACTCGTCCCCCCGGACAGTTTCGTGGGCAAGTCGCTCAGGGACATCCAGCTCCGCGCCCGCTTCAACATCCAGGTCATCGCCACCAAACACGCCCGCACCGGCGACTACATCTTCGCCCCCGGCGGCGACTACGTCATCCGCGATCACGACCTGCTCATCATCCTCGGCAAAGAGGAAGATATCGACCGCCTCCGCCAGTGA
- a CDS encoding DUF885 domain-containing protein has protein sequence MREELRTGCMDIQRGRGRDDAARLRRLLEAAWDWAMADRPEWATSTGYPKYHDRWTDCSEGAFARRREATALLIETLAAIDREKLSARDRLSYDLFLWRQEQDRARQRFPEELLGLNQMDGVQQDAARIVGLMPVETAAQRDAVLARLEGLPLLVEQTIGLLAQGLARGITPPREPLREVPRQVLNQIPAAAAEAPLLSVLRRLPTALSGAARERFCAQATALFAERVAPAFRGLHRFLEGSYLPGCRETVSWRDLPGGDDWYRTLIRYYTTSELTPDAVFETGMAEVGRIRGEMERIIAETGFAGDFAAFCEFLRTDPRFFCTSAEQLLSTYRDIAKRIDPELARLFGRLPQLPYGVIPIPPYAEKSQTTAYYQPGSLRAGRAGYFYANTYNLASRPTWEMEALTLHEAVPGHHLHIALMQEMEDLPEFRRYSWLEAYGEGWALYAESLGEEMGFYRDPYAEFGRLTYEMWRAIRLVVDPGLHARGWTRQQAIKFFRANSSKADHDIAVEIDRYIVWPGQAVSYKTGEMKIKALRRRAEERLGERFDIRAFHDELLAHGCLPLTVLEERMAGWLAGQEAPAAR, from the coding sequence ATGCGGGAAGAATTGCGCACCGGTTGTATGGATATCCAGCGCGGCCGGGGGCGGGATGATGCCGCCCGGTTGCGGCGTCTGCTCGAGGCGGCCTGGGATTGGGCGATGGCCGATCGCCCCGAGTGGGCGACGAGCACGGGTTATCCGAAGTACCATGACCGTTGGACAGACTGCTCCGAGGGCGCTTTCGCCCGGCGACGCGAGGCGACGGCGCTCCTGATCGAGACGCTCGCCGCCATCGACCGGGAGAAGCTCTCCGCGCGCGACCGGCTGAGCTACGATCTCTTTCTCTGGCGGCAGGAGCAGGACCGGGCGCGCCAGCGCTTCCCCGAGGAGCTGCTCGGGCTCAACCAGATGGACGGAGTGCAGCAGGACGCGGCGCGCATAGTCGGGCTGATGCCGGTGGAAACCGCGGCCCAGCGCGACGCCGTGCTCGCCCGGCTGGAAGGGCTGCCGCTGCTGGTCGAGCAGACGATAGGGCTGCTCGCGCAGGGGCTGGCGCGGGGGATCACGCCGCCGCGAGAACCGCTCCGGGAGGTTCCCCGCCAGGTGCTCAACCAGATCCCCGCCGCGGCGGCCGAGGCGCCGCTGTTGTCGGTGCTGCGCCGGCTGCCGACGGCTCTGTCGGGGGCCGCCCGCGAGCGGTTTTGCGCCCAGGCGACAGCGCTGTTTGCGGAGCGGGTGGCGCCGGCCTTTCGCGGCCTGCACCGTTTCCTCGAGGGGTCCTACCTGCCGGGCTGCCGGGAAACGGTCTCCTGGCGCGATCTGCCCGGGGGCGACGACTGGTACCGCACGCTCATCCGGTACTACACGACCAGCGAGCTGACGCCCGACGCGGTATTCGAAACGGGGATGGCGGAGGTCGGGCGCATCCGGGGCGAGATGGAGCGCATCATAGCGGAGACCGGTTTCGCGGGCGACTTCGCCGCGTTCTGCGAGTTTCTGCGCACCGATCCGCGTTTCTTCTGCACGAGCGCAGAGCAACTGCTGAGCACGTACCGCGACATCGCCAAGCGCATCGACCCCGAGCTGGCCCGCCTTTTCGGACGGCTCCCGCAACTGCCCTACGGAGTCATTCCGATCCCGCCGTACGCGGAGAAATCGCAGACCACGGCGTACTACCAGCCGGGATCGCTGCGGGCGGGCCGGGCCGGGTACTTCTACGCCAACACCTATAACCTGGCCTCGCGGCCGACCTGGGAGATGGAGGCTCTCACGCTGCACGAGGCGGTGCCCGGCCACCACCTGCACATTGCGCTCATGCAGGAAATGGAGGATCTGCCGGAGTTCCGCAGGTATTCGTGGCTGGAGGCATACGGCGAAGGCTGGGCGCTCTACGCCGAGAGCCTCGGCGAGGAGATGGGATTCTACCGCGACCCCTATGCGGAATTCGGCCGGCTGACCTACGAGATGTGGCGGGCGATCCGCCTGGTGGTCGATCCGGGCCTCCACGCCAGGGGCTGGACCCGGCAGCAGGCGATCAAGTTCTTCCGGGCGAATTCCAGCAAGGCCGACCACGATATCGCGGTCGAGATCGACCGCTACATCGTCTGGCCCGGCCAGGCAGTGTCGTACAAGACGGGCGAGATGAAAATCAAGGCCCTCCGGCGCCGGGCCGAAGAGCGCCTGGGGGAGCGTTTCGACATCCGCGCCTTCCACGATGAACTGCTCGCCCACGGCTGCCTTCCCCTGACCGTCCTGGAGGAGCGGATGGCGGGGTGGCTGGCCGGGCAGGAGGCGCCGGCGGCCCGGTGA
- the amrS gene encoding AmmeMemoRadiSam system radical SAM enzyme, with protein MNRRSFLRCLGCGAAATALPHADFLPDLLGGIENACAIDLSDALSSEEARHYTKLAGGGIECRLCPRRCRVTDLERGYCGVRENRGDTYHTLVYGKPCAVNVDPIEKKPLNHFYPGTAAFSLATAGCNVNCKFCQNWEISQSRPEQTKNFDLPPEAAVALCRQQGAPTIAFTYSEPTVFYEYMYDIARLGRAQGIRSVMITGGYIEEAPLAELMPHLDAIKVDLKAIRASYYRDVVRGELTPVLERLQQIRKAGLWLELVYLVVPTLNDSDAEFRELGQWVFRYLGADVPLHFSRFTPQYLLEHLPPTPVATLERAHAIAGAEGLRFVYVGNVPGHRAESTWCPGCGALVIERRGYRTSAAGLAGDRCVACGREIPGRFK; from the coding sequence ATGAACCGGCGGAGCTTTCTGCGCTGCCTCGGCTGCGGGGCGGCGGCGACGGCGCTCCCGCACGCCGACTTCCTCCCCGACCTCCTCGGGGGGATCGAGAATGCCTGCGCCATCGACCTGAGCGACGCGCTGTCGTCGGAGGAGGCGCGCCACTATACGAAGCTGGCGGGCGGGGGCATTGAGTGCAGGCTCTGCCCGCGCCGCTGCCGCGTCACCGACCTCGAGCGCGGCTACTGCGGGGTGCGGGAGAACCGGGGGGACACCTATCACACGCTCGTGTACGGCAAGCCCTGCGCCGTGAATGTCGACCCGATCGAGAAGAAACCGCTCAATCATTTCTACCCGGGCACGGCGGCGTTTTCTCTGGCCACCGCCGGGTGCAACGTCAACTGCAAGTTCTGCCAGAACTGGGAGATTTCGCAGTCCCGCCCGGAGCAAACCAAGAATTTCGATCTGCCGCCGGAGGCGGCGGTGGCGCTCTGCCGGCAGCAGGGCGCGCCGACGATCGCTTTCACCTACAGCGAGCCGACGGTGTTCTACGAGTACATGTACGACATCGCGCGGCTCGGCCGGGCGCAGGGGATCCGGTCGGTGATGATCACGGGCGGGTACATCGAAGAGGCTCCGCTGGCCGAGCTGATGCCGCATCTCGACGCGATCAAAGTTGACCTCAAGGCGATCCGCGCGTCCTACTACCGCGACGTGGTGCGCGGGGAGCTCACGCCGGTGCTCGAGCGTCTGCAGCAGATTCGCAAGGCCGGGCTGTGGCTGGAACTCGTCTACCTGGTGGTGCCGACGCTCAACGACAGCGACGCCGAGTTCCGGGAACTCGGCCAGTGGGTTTTCCGGTATCTGGGCGCGGATGTTCCCCTTCACTTTTCGCGTTTCACGCCGCAGTACCTCCTGGAGCACCTTCCGCCGACACCGGTGGCGACGCTCGAGCGGGCGCACGCGATCGCCGGCGCCGAGGGATTGCGCTTCGTATATGTGGGCAACGTTCCCGGCCACCGGGCGGAGTCGACCTGGTGCCCCGGTTGCGGCGCCTTGGTGATCGAGCGCCGCGGGTACCGCACCTCGGCCGCGGGCCTGGCCGGCGACCGGTGCGTGGCCTGCGGGAGGGAAATACCCGGACGGTTCAAATGA
- a CDS encoding DUF362 domain-containing protein, which translates to MQRVVVVKSVSFSGGRRPGPETYRRLLEVGLAHLAGLPPAAALRSLLPGGTIGMKVNALVGPRNSTPPALTAAAGDLLEAAGWAAGDLIVWDRSNRELDRAGFTLNVGGNGRRCFGTDTAGFGYTAEIHTYGEVGSRVSRVLTEAVDSNINLPVLKDHSIVGLSGGLKNMYGAIHNPNKYHDHCGDPYCAHVSLLEPVRRKNRLTIADAVLVQYHGGPGFREEHVAPYGAVLLSDDPVAVDRVGLEIIEYLRARAGLGTLAEDKRAVTYLDTAACGLGAADLARIDVIVRAVDGAGRETSGELFS; encoded by the coding sequence ATGCAGCGCGTCGTTGTGGTCAAGTCAGTATCTTTTTCCGGCGGACGGCGGCCGGGTCCGGAGACCTACCGGCGCCTGCTGGAGGTCGGCCTGGCGCACCTGGCGGGCCTTCCCCCGGCGGCGGCGCTGCGCAGCCTGCTTCCGGGGGGCACAATCGGGATGAAGGTGAACGCGCTGGTCGGGCCGCGCAATTCGACGCCGCCCGCGCTCACCGCCGCCGCCGGGGACCTTCTCGAAGCGGCCGGCTGGGCCGCCGGCGACCTGATCGTGTGGGACCGCTCCAACCGCGAGCTTGACCGGGCGGGTTTCACTCTCAACGTGGGGGGAAATGGGCGGCGCTGTTTCGGGACCGACACCGCCGGCTTCGGCTACACCGCCGAGATCCACACGTACGGGGAGGTCGGCTCGCGGGTGAGCCGCGTGCTCACCGAGGCCGTCGACTCGAACATCAACCTGCCGGTGCTCAAGGACCACTCCATTGTCGGTCTCTCGGGCGGGCTGAAGAACATGTACGGCGCGATTCACAATCCCAACAAGTATCATGACCACTGCGGGGATCCATACTGCGCGCATGTCTCGCTGCTGGAGCCGGTGCGGCGGAAGAACCGGCTGACGATCGCCGATGCGGTGCTCGTGCAGTACCACGGCGGCCCGGGTTTCCGCGAGGAGCACGTGGCGCCGTACGGGGCGGTCCTGCTGTCGGATGATCCGGTGGCGGTCGACCGGGTCGGCCTGGAGATCATCGAATACCTGCGCGCGCGGGCGGGGCTGGGGACGCTGGCGGAGGACAAGCGGGCGGTGACCTATCTCGATACCGCCGCCTGCGGGCTCGGCGCCGCGGACCTCGCCCGGATCGACGTGATCGTGCGCGCCGTCGATGGGGCCGGTCGGGAGACCAGCGGGGAGTTGTTCTCATGA